One Micromonospora sp. WMMD812 genomic window carries:
- a CDS encoding YafY family protein has protein sequence MTRPAARSGSRTSADRLARLLNLVPYLLARPGIEIAEAAGDLGVTERQLREDLELLWVCGLPGYGPGDLIDMAFDGDRVTITYDAGIDRPLRLTPDEALALVVALRMLAETPGVSNREAVERALAKIESAAGDLVGAPVEVRLPADTRRVEALRAAVAGGRALRITYYTAARDETTDRTIDPLRMLMVGGRAYVEAWCRRAEAVRLFRADRIDAVTELDEPAAVPPQARPQDLSDGVFRPSPDLPLITLRVGRGERWITEYYPCERVEPGDGDQWLVSLRVTDLNWARRFVLGLGPDVTVVAPVELAEQVRATATAALDAYARPAPAARRNPEGDAEPGAPTPGGDPAVTAGPR, from the coding sequence GTGACCCGGCCCGCCGCCCGCAGCGGCTCCCGCACCTCGGCCGACCGGCTGGCCCGACTGCTCAACCTGGTGCCCTACCTGCTGGCCCGCCCCGGCATCGAGATCGCCGAGGCGGCCGGCGACCTGGGCGTCACCGAGCGGCAGCTGCGCGAGGACCTGGAGCTGCTCTGGGTCTGCGGGCTGCCCGGCTACGGGCCCGGCGACCTGATCGACATGGCGTTCGACGGCGACCGGGTGACCATCACCTACGACGCCGGCATCGACCGGCCGCTGCGGCTCACGCCGGACGAGGCGCTCGCCCTGGTGGTGGCGCTGCGGATGCTCGCCGAGACGCCGGGGGTGAGCAACCGGGAGGCCGTCGAGCGGGCCCTCGCGAAGATCGAGAGTGCGGCGGGTGACCTGGTCGGCGCGCCGGTCGAGGTGCGGCTGCCGGCGGACACCCGTCGGGTCGAGGCGCTGCGCGCCGCCGTGGCGGGGGGCCGGGCCCTGCGGATCACCTACTACACGGCGGCCCGTGACGAGACCACCGACCGCACCATCGACCCGCTGCGGATGCTCATGGTCGGCGGCCGGGCGTACGTGGAGGCGTGGTGCCGCCGCGCCGAGGCGGTCCGGCTGTTCCGGGCCGACCGGATCGACGCGGTCACCGAGCTGGACGAGCCGGCCGCCGTGCCGCCGCAGGCCCGCCCGCAGGATCTCAGCGACGGCGTGTTCCGTCCCTCGCCCGACCTGCCGCTGATCACGCTGCGGGTGGGCCGGGGCGAGCGGTGGATCACCGAGTACTACCCCTGCGAGCGGGTCGAGCCCGGTGACGGCGACCAGTGGCTGGTCTCGCTGCGGGTGACCGACCTGAACTGGGCGCGGCGGTTCGTGCTCGGGCTCGGCCCGGACGTCACCGTGGTCGCCCCGGTGGAGCTGGCCGAGCAGGTCCGGGCGACCGCGACGGCCGCGCTGGACGCGTACGCCCGCCCCGCGCCGGCCGCCCGGCGGAACCCGGAAGGTGACGCGGAGCCCGGCGCGCCGACGCCGGGCGGCGACCCGGCGGTGACCGCCGGCCCCCGGTAG
- the tatA gene encoding Sec-independent protein translocase subunit TatA produces MGALKPWHIAVLVVVLILLFGAKRLPDAARSLGRSLRIIKAETKSLQDDDRDLAEKADAQAGYQPLPPHAGQQAPYTGQPQQAPYQAAPQQPVVDPVQRVRDN; encoded by the coding sequence ATGGGTGCCCTCAAGCCGTGGCACATCGCCGTTCTCGTGGTTGTGCTCATCCTGCTCTTCGGCGCGAAGCGGCTCCCCGACGCGGCCCGCTCGCTGGGCCGCTCGCTGCGGATCATCAAGGCCGAGACCAAGAGCCTGCAGGACGACGACCGCGACCTGGCGGAGAAGGCCGACGCTCAGGCCGGCTACCAGCCGCTGCCGCCGCACGCCGGGCAGCAGGCCCCCTACACCGGGCAGCCGCAGCAGGCGCCGTACCAGGCCGCGCCGCAGCAGCCGGTCGTCGACCCGGTGCAGCGCGTCCGCGACAACTGA
- a CDS encoding diacylglycerol kinase family protein: MTAEDHPSVTSGGPVAVLANPTAGRGRHRGLLTPLLSRLATGGRPVRLLEAHTADEAEAACHAAVAEGATALVAIGGDGTVHRALQAVAGTSVPFGPVPAGTGNDFAVDTGYPPDPLAAAEVIAAALRADRSSPLDLARLTSPTGPPRWYGAVLAAGFDAIVNERANRMRWPRGPRRYDLAILVELARLRPRRYKLRLDGEPHEVDAVLVAVGNCPTYGGGMRICPDADPSDGLLDVVVGGRLDRRTLIRVKPSIYQGTHVRHPLVSSYRVRSVELAAEGITTYADGERLLDLPVTVTAVPGALRLLR, translated from the coding sequence GTGACCGCAGAAGATCACCCCTCCGTCACCTCCGGCGGCCCCGTCGCGGTGTTGGCCAACCCCACCGCCGGACGGGGCCGGCACCGAGGTCTACTGACGCCGCTGCTGTCCCGGCTCGCCACCGGCGGCCGGCCGGTCCGGCTCCTGGAGGCGCACACCGCCGACGAGGCCGAGGCGGCCTGTCATGCCGCCGTCGCCGAGGGGGCGACGGCCCTGGTCGCGATCGGCGGCGACGGCACCGTGCACCGGGCGTTGCAGGCGGTCGCCGGCACCTCGGTCCCGTTCGGGCCGGTGCCGGCCGGCACCGGCAACGACTTCGCCGTCGACACCGGCTACCCACCCGACCCGCTCGCCGCCGCCGAGGTGATCGCCGCCGCGCTGCGCGCCGACCGCAGCAGCCCGCTCGACCTCGCCCGGTTGACCAGCCCGACCGGCCCACCCCGCTGGTACGGGGCGGTGCTCGCCGCCGGCTTCGACGCGATCGTGAACGAGCGGGCCAACCGGATGCGCTGGCCACGTGGCCCGCGCCGGTACGACCTGGCGATCCTGGTCGAGTTGGCCCGGCTGCGGCCGCGCCGGTACAAGCTGCGTCTCGACGGGGAGCCGCACGAGGTGGACGCGGTGCTGGTCGCGGTCGGCAACTGTCCCACCTACGGCGGGGGCATGCGGATCTGCCCGGACGCGGACCCGAGCGACGGCCTGCTCGACGTGGTGGTCGGCGGCCGGCTCGACCGGCGCACGCTGATCCGGGTGAAGCCGAGCATCTACCAGGGCACGCACGTGCGCCACCCGCTGGTGAGCAGCTACCGCGTCCGCAGCGTGGAGCTGGCCGCCGAGGGCATCACCACGTACGCCGACGGGGAGCGGTTGCTGGACCTGCCGGTGACGGTCACCGCCGTGCCGGGCGCGCTGCGGCTGCTGCGTTGA
- the tatC gene encoding twin-arginine translocase subunit TatC: protein MAFALRKRGPSNFERASDGSMTLIEHIRELRNRLFRASLAILIGFGVGIWLAQPVRRLLSEPYCSLPASIDPLTGKCKFVQLGVADVFLLNLKIGLWVGLIIAAPIWLYQLWAFIAPGLHRHERRYAYFFTALAAPLFAAGAVLAFFVTTKGLEFLLNVSGDDIATNLEVTRYISFVTNLILLFGVAFEFPLIVLMLNFVGLASAKRLLSWWRVAVFVFFAFSAVVTPTPDPFGMTALAVCLCALYFAAVGVAFINDKRRGRGKEMYAGVADDEVSPLEFDPEPVEAGQRVDATSPVAAPEPIAAPAPIERRYDDMT, encoded by the coding sequence GTGGCCTTCGCACTGCGTAAGCGCGGCCCGAGCAACTTCGAGCGGGCCTCCGACGGCTCGATGACGCTCATCGAGCACATCCGCGAGCTGCGCAACCGCCTGTTCCGCGCCTCGCTGGCGATCCTGATCGGCTTCGGTGTCGGCATCTGGCTGGCTCAGCCGGTCCGCCGGCTGCTGTCCGAGCCCTACTGCAGCCTGCCGGCGTCGATCGATCCGCTCACTGGCAAGTGCAAGTTCGTCCAGCTCGGGGTGGCGGACGTCTTCCTGCTCAACCTGAAGATCGGTTTGTGGGTCGGTCTGATCATCGCGGCACCGATCTGGCTCTACCAGCTCTGGGCGTTCATCGCGCCGGGCCTGCACCGTCACGAGCGGCGCTACGCGTACTTCTTCACCGCGCTGGCGGCGCCGCTGTTCGCCGCCGGCGCGGTGCTGGCGTTCTTCGTGACGACCAAGGGTCTCGAGTTCCTGCTGAACGTGTCGGGCGACGACATCGCGACCAACCTCGAGGTGACGAGATACATCTCCTTCGTCACCAACCTGATTTTGCTGTTCGGGGTGGCGTTCGAGTTCCCGCTGATCGTGCTGATGCTCAACTTCGTCGGCCTGGCCAGCGCCAAGCGGCTGCTCAGCTGGTGGCGGGTGGCGGTGTTCGTGTTCTTCGCCTTCTCTGCGGTGGTGACGCCGACGCCGGACCCGTTCGGCATGACCGCGCTGGCGGTCTGCCTCTGCGCGCTGTACTTCGCCGCGGTCGGGGTCGCGTTCATCAACGACAAGCGCCGTGGGCGGGGCAAGGAGATGTACGCCGGGGTCGCCGACGACGAGGTGTCGCCGCTGGAGTTCGACCCGGAGCCGGTGGAAGCCGGGCAGCGGGTCGACGCGACGTCCCCGGTCGCCGCACCGGAACCGATCGCCGCGCCGGCGCCGATCGAGCGCCGCTACGACGACATGACCTGA
- a CDS encoding DUF3866 family protein, translated as MVRWRSGTVAALRREWAGAVELDVDLPDGSTMRALAYPHLVGWPEPGDRVLLNAGALLMGLGTGGYALVVALPDRLPPDPPEVGDTRDAGHLVKARYTPLQPILLGVDEEASPHRAVLEAADDLSGLPVVTADLHSALPAILAGIHADTPQARVAYLLTDGGALPAWFSRTLAGLREHLAGTISVGQAFGGDLEASTVHTGLLAARHVLHADVAIVAQGPGNLGTGTRWGFSGVAVGEAVNAVAALGGRPVGSLRISAADPRPRHRGVSHHSLTAYGRVALAAAELVVPDGLDTDLSAEVDAALAPLAARHRIVRVGTAGLDGALRASPVPLSTMGRKLDADHAYFLAAAAAGRHAAALLG; from the coding sequence ATGGTGCGATGGCGGTCCGGGACGGTGGCGGCGCTGCGGCGGGAGTGGGCCGGGGCGGTGGAGCTGGACGTGGACCTGCCCGACGGCTCGACCATGCGGGCGCTGGCCTACCCCCACCTGGTGGGCTGGCCGGAACCCGGCGACCGGGTGCTGCTCAACGCCGGCGCGCTGTTGATGGGGCTCGGCACCGGCGGGTACGCGCTCGTGGTGGCGCTGCCCGACCGTCTGCCGCCGGACCCGCCCGAGGTGGGCGACACCCGGGACGCCGGGCACCTGGTGAAGGCCCGCTACACGCCGCTGCAGCCGATCCTGCTCGGCGTGGACGAGGAAGCCTCGCCGCACCGCGCCGTGCTGGAGGCCGCGGACGACCTGTCCGGCCTGCCGGTGGTCACCGCCGACCTGCACTCGGCCCTGCCTGCGATCCTGGCCGGCATCCACGCCGACACGCCGCAGGCGCGGGTGGCGTACCTGCTGACCGACGGCGGCGCGCTGCCCGCCTGGTTCTCCCGCACCCTCGCCGGGCTGCGCGAGCACCTGGCCGGGACGATCAGCGTCGGGCAGGCGTTCGGCGGCGACCTGGAGGCGAGCACGGTGCACACCGGGCTGCTCGCCGCCCGGCACGTGCTCCACGCCGACGTCGCGATCGTCGCGCAGGGGCCGGGCAACCTCGGCACCGGCACCCGCTGGGGCTTCTCGGGTGTGGCGGTCGGCGAGGCGGTCAACGCGGTCGCCGCGTTGGGCGGGCGCCCGGTCGGCTCGCTGCGCATCTCCGCCGCCGACCCCCGCCCGCGCCACCGGGGTGTGTCGCACCACAGCCTCACCGCGTACGGCCGGGTGGCCCTCGCCGCCGCCGAGCTGGTGGTGCCGGACGGCCTGGACACGGACCTCTCGGCCGAGGTCGACGCGGCGCTCGCCCCTCTCGCCGCGCGACACCGCATCGTGCGGGTCGGCACGGCGGGGCTGGACGGCGCGCTGCGGGCGAGCCCGGTGCCGCTGTCCACGATGGGGCGCAAGCTGGACGCCGACCACGCCTACTTCCTCGCCGCCGCGGCCGCCGGCCGGCACGCCGCCGCCCTGCTCGGCTGA
- a CDS encoding LysR family transcriptional regulator, producing the protein MTVELRHLRAFLAIAEEGAITRAAIRLRVTQPALSRTLRQLEDHLGVRLVDRSTHHLELTAAGRSFRDRAAAAVAAVDDVLTPGQGAGWPLRLGHAWSALGGHTVTLLRRWRQAYPQTPLELLRIDDRTAGLARGVVDVAVLRQPVDLPDVRSTRLLAEPRLATVPADSPLAGRAVLTLADLVDQPIAVNAETGTTTLGLWPAHAAPATVVPVANTDDWLAAISAGRAVGVTTTATAAMYPNTAVAYLPLVDAPEVTVLLAWRQPPSHPAVPDLVALAREVVRG; encoded by the coding sequence ATGACCGTCGAGCTGCGCCATCTGCGCGCGTTCCTCGCCATCGCGGAGGAGGGCGCCATCACCCGCGCCGCGATCCGGCTGCGGGTGACCCAGCCCGCGCTGTCGCGGACGCTGCGCCAGCTCGAGGACCATCTGGGCGTCCGGCTGGTCGACCGGTCGACCCACCACCTGGAACTCACCGCGGCGGGCCGGTCGTTCCGGGACCGCGCCGCCGCCGCGGTGGCCGCCGTCGACGACGTGCTGACGCCCGGGCAGGGCGCGGGCTGGCCGCTGCGACTCGGCCACGCCTGGTCGGCGCTCGGCGGGCACACCGTCACGCTGCTGCGCCGCTGGCGGCAGGCGTACCCGCAGACGCCGCTGGAACTGCTGCGGATCGACGACCGGACCGCCGGGCTGGCCCGGGGCGTGGTCGACGTCGCCGTGCTGCGCCAGCCGGTCGACCTGCCGGACGTGCGGTCGACGCGGCTGCTCGCCGAGCCCCGGCTGGCCACCGTGCCGGCGGACAGCCCGCTCGCCGGCCGGGCGGTGCTCACCCTGGCCGACCTGGTCGACCAGCCGATCGCGGTGAACGCCGAGACCGGCACCACGACGCTCGGGCTCTGGCCGGCCCACGCCGCCCCCGCGACGGTGGTGCCGGTGGCCAACACCGACGACTGGCTCGCGGCGATCAGCGCCGGCCGCGCCGTCGGGGTGACCACCACGGCGACGGCCGCCATGTACCCGAACACGGCCGTGGCGTACCTTCCGCTCGTCGACGCGCCCGAGGTCACCGTGCTGCTGGCCTGGCGGCAGCCGCCCAGCCACCCGGCGGTGCCGGACCTGGTCGCGCTCGCGCGGGAGGTCGTGCGCGGCTGA
- a CDS encoding HAD-IA family hydrolase: MPDQPEPSQTPDPGSADADTRSRPSRRPVKAVLFDFHGTLAQVEEPREWVLKAAAACGVTLDPIRATSLADRLLTAGRAGGPLPARVPARLAELWSARDLYPHAHRGAYTGLAETVAAGIDGFADALYERVLVPEGWVPYPDTAPTLTALREAGVRVAVVSNIGFDLRPMFDTWQLSDLVDAFTLSYEVGRCKPDPGIFLRACGMLGVDPEQTLMVGDTPADAGAAAAGCAVLVLPAADPGRENGLGAVLDLALPA; this comes from the coding sequence GTGCCGGACCAACCCGAACCGTCCCAGACGCCAGACCCGGGCAGCGCCGACGCCGACACCCGGTCGCGGCCGTCCCGCCGGCCGGTCAAGGCGGTGCTCTTCGACTTCCACGGCACCCTCGCCCAGGTGGAGGAGCCCCGCGAGTGGGTGCTGAAGGCCGCCGCGGCCTGCGGGGTGACCCTGGACCCCATCCGGGCGACCTCGCTGGCCGACCGGCTGCTCACCGCCGGGCGGGCCGGCGGGCCGCTGCCCGCCCGGGTGCCGGCCCGGCTGGCCGAGCTCTGGTCGGCCAGGGATCTCTATCCGCATGCGCACCGGGGGGCGTACACGGGGCTGGCCGAGACGGTCGCCGCCGGCATCGACGGGTTCGCCGACGCGCTCTACGAGCGGGTGCTGGTGCCCGAGGGCTGGGTCCCGTACCCGGACACCGCGCCGACGCTCACCGCGCTGCGCGAGGCGGGGGTCCGGGTCGCCGTGGTGAGCAACATCGGCTTCGACCTGCGGCCGATGTTCGACACGTGGCAGCTCAGCGACCTGGTCGACGCGTTCACGCTCTCGTACGAGGTGGGCCGCTGCAAGCCCGACCCGGGCATCTTCCTGCGCGCCTGCGGGATGCTCGGCGTCGACCCGGAACAGACGCTGATGGTGGGCGACACGCCCGCCGACGCCGGCGCCGCCGCGGCCGGTTGCGCCGTGCTGGTGCTGCCGGCCGCCGACCCGGGCCGGGAGAACGGCCTCGGCGCGGTCCTCGACCTGGCCCTGCCCGCCTGA
- the pafA gene encoding Pup--protein ligase yields MERRIFGLETEYGVTCTYRGQRRLSPDEVARYLFRRVVSWGRSSNVFLRNGARLYLDVGSHPEYATPECDSVVDLVAHDRAGERILEGLLVDAEKRLHDEGIAGEIYLFKNNTDSAGNSYGCHENYLVSRHGEFGRLADVLIPFLVTRQLICGAGKVLQTPRGAVYCLSQRAEHIWEGVSSATTRSRPIINTRDEPHADAERYRRLHVIVGDSNMNEVTTLLKVGTADIVLRMIEAGVVMRDLSLENPIRAIREVSHDITGRRKVRLASGKEVSALEIQQEYLAKATEFVERRGGDQTAKRVVELWGRVLRAVETGDLEPVAREIDWVTKLRLIERYQRKHDLPLSHPRVAQMDLAYHDLRRGRGLYGLLERRGEVDRVATDPEIFEAKETPPQTTRARLRGEFIRHAQEKRRDFTVDWVHLKLNDQAQRTVLCKDPFRAYDERVERLIASM; encoded by the coding sequence ATGGAGCGGCGAATCTTCGGCCTCGAGACCGAGTACGGCGTCACCTGTACCTACCGCGGGCAGCGGCGGCTGTCCCCTGACGAGGTCGCCCGGTACCTCTTCCGCCGAGTGGTGTCCTGGGGCCGGTCCAGCAACGTGTTCCTGCGCAACGGGGCCCGGCTCTACCTGGACGTCGGCTCCCACCCCGAATACGCCACGCCCGAATGCGACTCGGTGGTCGACCTGGTCGCCCACGACCGCGCCGGTGAGCGGATCCTGGAGGGGCTGCTCGTCGACGCCGAGAAGCGGCTGCACGACGAGGGCATCGCGGGCGAGATCTACCTGTTCAAGAACAACACCGACTCGGCCGGCAACTCGTACGGCTGCCACGAGAACTACCTGGTCTCCCGGCACGGCGAGTTCGGTCGGCTGGCCGACGTGCTGATCCCGTTCCTGGTCACCCGGCAACTGATCTGCGGTGCCGGCAAGGTGCTCCAGACCCCGCGCGGCGCGGTCTACTGCCTGTCGCAGCGGGCCGAGCACATCTGGGAGGGCGTCTCCTCGGCGACCACCCGCAGCCGGCCGATCATCAACACCCGGGACGAGCCGCACGCCGACGCCGAGCGCTACCGGCGCCTGCACGTGATCGTCGGCGACTCCAACATGAACGAGGTCACCACCCTGCTCAAGGTCGGCACGGCCGACATCGTGCTGCGCATGATCGAGGCGGGCGTGGTGATGCGCGACCTGTCGCTGGAGAACCCGATCCGGGCGATCCGCGAGGTGTCGCACGACATCACCGGCCGGCGCAAGGTGCGGCTCGCCTCCGGCAAGGAGGTCAGCGCGCTGGAGATCCAGCAGGAATACCTGGCGAAGGCGACCGAGTTCGTCGAGCGTCGCGGCGGCGACCAGACCGCCAAGCGGGTGGTGGAGCTGTGGGGTCGGGTGCTGCGCGCGGTGGAGACCGGTGACCTGGAGCCGGTGGCCCGGGAAATCGACTGGGTGACGAAGCTGCGCCTGATCGAGCGCTACCAGCGCAAACACGACCTGCCGCTGTCGCACCCGCGGGTCGCCCAGATGGACCTGGCCTACCACGACCTGCGGCGCGGCCGGGGCCTGTACGGGCTGCTGGAGCGCCGCGGCGAGGTGGACCGGGTGGCCACCGACCCGGAGATCTTCGAGGCGAAGGAGACTCCGCCGCAGACGACCCGGGCCCGGCTGCGCGGCGAGTTCATCCGGCACGCCCAGGAGAAGCGCCGGGACTTCACCGTCGACTGGGTGCACCTGAAGCTCAACGACCAGGCGCAGCGCACCGTGCTCTGCAAGGACCCGTTCCGGGCGTACGACGAGCGGGTCGAGCGGCTGATCGCCAGCATGTGA
- a CDS encoding WYL domain-containing protein yields MSRTRTERLVNLVICLLSTRRFLTAAQIAATVPGYEHDPNDARDHEAFQRKFERDKAELRELGVPLETGTASVFDAEPGYRIAHREYALPDIPLEPDEAAAVGIAARLWQHAGLAAAASSGLAKLRAAGVDVDPQATLGLEPMVTVDPAFAPLTAAARDRREVGFDYRVPDRDAPSRRRLQPWGVVCWRGRWYVVGHDLDREATRCFRLSRVVGQVRVTGAPGGYQPPAGVDLISHVARWSGPVERTGRATVLAAPGRAAGLRRWAVESATGPDGDRLVLPYADADFLAGQLVGYGPDVRVLDPPEVRDAVIQRLKEIAARHDDLAVAGGPR; encoded by the coding sequence GTGTCCCGGACCCGTACCGAACGCCTGGTCAACCTGGTGATCTGTCTGCTGTCCACGCGACGGTTCCTGACCGCCGCGCAGATCGCCGCGACCGTGCCCGGCTACGAGCACGACCCGAACGACGCACGCGACCACGAGGCGTTCCAGCGCAAGTTCGAGCGGGACAAGGCCGAGCTGCGTGAGCTCGGCGTCCCGCTGGAGACCGGCACCGCGAGCGTGTTCGACGCCGAGCCCGGTTACCGCATCGCCCACCGCGAGTACGCCCTCCCGGACATCCCCCTGGAACCGGACGAGGCGGCCGCGGTGGGCATCGCCGCCCGGCTCTGGCAGCACGCCGGGCTGGCCGCCGCCGCCTCCTCCGGGCTGGCCAAGCTGCGCGCCGCCGGGGTCGACGTCGACCCGCAGGCCACGCTGGGCCTGGAGCCGATGGTCACCGTCGACCCGGCCTTCGCGCCGTTGACCGCCGCCGCCCGGGACCGCCGGGAGGTCGGCTTCGACTACCGGGTGCCCGACCGGGACGCGCCGAGCCGCCGCCGGCTCCAGCCGTGGGGCGTGGTCTGCTGGCGCGGCCGCTGGTACGTGGTGGGCCACGACCTGGACCGGGAGGCCACCCGCTGCTTCCGGCTGTCCCGGGTGGTGGGCCAGGTGCGGGTCACCGGCGCCCCCGGTGGCTACCAGCCGCCCGCCGGCGTCGACCTGATCAGCCACGTCGCCCGCTGGTCCGGGCCGGTGGAGCGGACGGGGCGGGCCACCGTGCTGGCCGCCCCGGGCCGGGCCGCCGGGCTGCGCCGCTGGGCCGTGGAGAGCGCCACCGGGCCGGACGGCGACCGCCTGGTCCTGCCGTACGCCGACGCCGACTTCCTCGCCGGCCAGCTCGTCGGCTACGGCCCGGACGTGCGGGTGCTCGACCCGCCCGAGGTCCGTGACGCGGTCATCCAGCGGCTCAAGGAGATCGCCGCCCGGCACGACGACCTGGCCGTCGCCGGAGGCCCCCGGTGA
- a CDS encoding cation diffusion facilitator family transporter, producing the protein MSEPGVKSESVGTVVVAGAANLAIAAAKLVAGLISGSASMLSEAAHSVADTTTEVLLFMALRRGARPADARHPFGYGKESYVWAFFAALFTFVGGAGFAITHGVTTILVHEHSGDYLVSYVVLAVSFVIESVSLTRAVRQVRRESRRWRTTPRRFLRLTGDTTVKAVFLEDSAALVGLLLAGLGVGLSELTGDELWDGIASILIGLLLLVVAATLAYTNLSLLVGRGVPDRLRQEIERSLEGLPEVRRIDTLLTMQLGPVDILVAAKVDFNDDATGAAIEATADEAERRLRERYPEIRYLFLDPTSSLPGAVQQARSTQETPPEDGPVDPGPR; encoded by the coding sequence ATGTCCGAACCGGGGGTCAAGAGCGAGAGCGTCGGCACCGTGGTCGTCGCCGGCGCGGCGAACCTCGCCATCGCGGCGGCGAAGCTGGTCGCCGGCCTGATCTCCGGGTCGGCGTCGATGCTCTCCGAGGCCGCGCACTCGGTCGCCGACACCACCACCGAGGTGCTGCTGTTCATGGCGCTGCGGCGCGGCGCCCGGCCGGCGGACGCCCGGCACCCCTTCGGCTACGGCAAGGAGAGCTACGTCTGGGCGTTCTTCGCGGCCCTGTTCACCTTCGTCGGCGGCGCCGGCTTCGCGATCACCCACGGTGTGACCACCATCCTGGTGCACGAGCACAGCGGGGACTATCTCGTCTCGTACGTGGTGCTGGCGGTCTCCTTCGTCATCGAGTCGGTCTCGCTGACCCGGGCGGTGCGCCAGGTGCGCCGCGAGTCCCGGCGCTGGCGGACCACCCCGCGGCGGTTCCTGCGGTTGACCGGCGACACCACCGTCAAGGCGGTGTTCCTGGAGGACAGCGCGGCGCTGGTTGGGCTGCTGCTGGCCGGGTTGGGCGTCGGGCTGTCCGAGCTGACCGGCGACGAGCTGTGGGACGGGATCGCCTCGATCCTCATCGGGTTGCTGCTCCTGGTGGTCGCCGCGACCCTGGCGTACACCAACCTGTCGCTGCTGGTCGGTCGCGGCGTGCCCGACCGGCTGCGGCAGGAGATCGAGCGGTCCCTGGAAGGGCTGCCCGAGGTGCGCCGGATCGACACGCTGCTCACCATGCAGCTCGGCCCGGTGGACATCCTGGTCGCCGCCAAGGTCGACTTCAACGACGACGCGACCGGAGCGGCCATCGAGGCCACCGCCGACGAGGCCGAGCGGCGGCTCCGGGAGCGCTACCCCGAGATCCGCTACCTCTTCCTCGACCCGACGAGCTCGCTGCCGGGCGCCGTCCAGCAGGCCCGGTCCACCCAGGAGACGCCCCCCGAGGACGGTCCCGTGGACCCCGGTCCGCGCTGA
- a CDS encoding EamA family transporter, with amino-acid sequence MVLGGALSVQFGSAVAALLFPRTGVFGAVTLRLAISAVLLLIVCRPRLRGHDRADWVAAGAFGLALAGMNSIFYQAIDRIPLGPAVTLEVLGPLALSVFAGRRAASWACAGVALAGVALLGQGGFDRLDPVGAGLALAAGAMWAAYIVLSARVGARFRGADGLAVALAVAAVVTLPPGLATAGTILLEPPVLAMGAALAVLASGLPYTLELLALRRLPTATFAVLMSLGPAVAALAGYLVLGQELHTVELLAIALVIAASIGAVRVNAAAAARPARR; translated from the coding sequence CTGGTGCTCGGCGGGGCGCTGTCGGTGCAGTTCGGGTCCGCCGTGGCGGCGCTGCTCTTCCCCCGCACCGGGGTGTTCGGCGCGGTCACCCTGCGACTGGCCATCTCCGCGGTGCTGCTGCTGATCGTCTGCCGGCCGCGACTGCGCGGGCACGACCGGGCCGACTGGGTGGCGGCGGGCGCGTTCGGGCTGGCCCTCGCGGGCATGAACTCGATCTTCTACCAGGCCATCGACCGGATCCCGCTCGGCCCGGCGGTGACGCTGGAGGTGCTCGGTCCGCTGGCGCTGTCGGTGTTCGCCGGGCGTCGGGCGGCGAGCTGGGCGTGCGCGGGGGTGGCGCTGGCCGGGGTGGCCCTGCTGGGGCAGGGGGGCTTCGACCGCCTGGACCCGGTCGGCGCCGGCCTCGCGCTGGCCGCCGGGGCGATGTGGGCCGCGTACATCGTGCTCAGCGCCCGGGTGGGCGCCCGCTTCCGCGGCGCGGACGGGCTGGCCGTGGCGCTCGCCGTCGCCGCCGTGGTGACCCTGCCGCCGGGGCTGGCGACGGCCGGGACGATCCTGCTGGAGCCGCCGGTGCTGGCGATGGGAGCCGCCCTCGCCGTGCTCGCCTCCGGGCTCCCCTACACCCTCGAACTGCTCGCCCTGCGCCGGCTGCCCACCGCCACCTTCGCGGTGCTGATGAGCCTCGGCCCGGCGGTCGCCGCCCTCGCCGGCTACCTGGTGCTCGGGCAGGAGCTGCACACCGTGGAGCTACTGGCCATCGCCCTGGTGATCGCGGCCAGCATCGGGGCCGTCCGGGTCAACGCAGCAGCCGCAGCGCGCCCGGCACGGCGGTGA